From the genome of Nicotiana sylvestris chromosome 2, ASM39365v2, whole genome shotgun sequence, one region includes:
- the LOC138885303 gene encoding uncharacterized protein — MENTKIRPYLHHVQEMMKRFTKIEFRHVPRIQNEFADALASLPSMIQHADKNFINPILVRIHNQLAYCAYATEETDENPWFHDIKEYLAKGEYLEQANHTQKCTLRRLSNYLFQSEGILYGRTPDLGLLRCVDTKEASKLLEEIHAETCGPHMNGFVLAKKILRARYFWMTMETNCIRHVKKCHQCQIHADMIRVPPNELNTTSAPWHFAA; from the coding sequence ATGGAAAACACCAAGATACGGCCATATCTACATCACGTACAAGAGAtgatgaagaggttcacaaagatagagttccgGCATGTCCCCAGAATCCAAAATGAATttgcagatgcattggcctcccTGCCCTCAATGATACAACATGCAGACAAGAATTTTATCAATCCCATTCTGGTGAGGATCCACAATCAACTGGCATACTGTGCCTATGCCACAGAAGAAACAGATGAAaatccatggttccacgacattaaggaatatttggcaaaaggagagtacctagaacaggcaaaccatactcagaaatgcacactgcGGAGgctgtccaattatttatttCAAAGCGAAGGAATTTTGTATGGAAGAACACCTGATCTAggactattaaggtgtgttgacACCAAAGAAGCTTCCAAATTGCTCGAGGAAATACATGCCGAAACTTGcggcccacatatgaatggttttgttctagccaagaagatactcagggccagatacttttggatgactatggaaacaaatTGCATCCGGCATGTCAAGAAATGCCAccaatgccagatacatgcagatatgataaggGTGCCGCCAAACGAACTCAAtacaacaagtgcaccttggcatTTTGCTGCTtga
- the LOC138885305 gene encoding uncharacterized protein, with product MANMVGQVLEIHKITFHEDEMPLEGLSHNRALHITVQCEDKFIARVLIDEGSSLNIYPLTTLKRLGKGLHEIRAGTMNAKAFDGSQRATIGETNLCLQMGPTWFDVEFQVLDISASYNLLLGQPWIYAARAIASTLHQAMKFE from the coding sequence atggccaacatggtgggGCAAGTACTAGAAatccacaagatcacttttcacgaAGACGAGATGCCGCTTGAGGGATTGAGCCACAATAGGGCACTGCACATCACAGTGCAATGCGAggataagttcattgccagggttttGATAGACgaagggtccagcctcaatatctATCCGCTGAcaactctgaaaaggttgggcaAGGGTTTGCATGAAATACGAGCAGGAACTATGAATGCGAAGGCGTTCGATGGGTCGCAAAGAGCCACGATTGGGGAAACCAATTTATGTTTGCAAATGGGtcctacttggttcgatgtcgaaTTTCAGGTGCTAGACATATCCGCCTCCTATAATCTGCTGTTGGGACAACCTTGGATATATGCCGCTAGGGCTATCGCATCCACTTTGCACCAGGCTATGAAATTTGAATGA
- the LOC138885304 gene encoding uncharacterized protein, which produces MDPLKYIFQKPMPTGKLDKWKILLSEFDIIYVTQKAVKGQSLTDHLAENPAGGEYKPLKTYFPNEEVSFVGKDIGEAYDSWRMFFNGAANFKGVSIGVVLVSKIGQHYPVSTKVRFPCTNNMAEYEACILEINLVVDMNVQELLVISDSDLLMHQVQGE; this is translated from the coding sequence atggatcctctgaagtacatttttcagaagcctatgcctaccgGGAAGCTGGACAAGTGGAAAATATTGctgagtgagtttgatatcatctatgtaactcagaaggcagtcaaaggacaatCGTTGACGGATCATCTTGCTGAGAATCCTGcaggaggagaatacaaaccacTAAAAACGTATTTCCCTAacgaagaagtgtcattcgtaggaaAGGACATTGGTGAAGCCTACgacagttggagaatgtttttcaacggagctgcaaatttcaaaggagtcagTATCGGAGTCGTCTTGGTATCGAAAATCGGTCAGCACTACCCGGTGTCCACAAAAGTCAGGTttccttgcaccaataatatggctgagtatgaagcctgcatattaGAGATCAATTTGGTCGTCGACATGAATGTTCAGGAACTACTGGTAATCAGTGACTCAGACCTGTTgatgcaccaggtacaaggagaatag